In Luteitalea sp., the genomic window GACTTCGTAGGCATGGCCATTCTCCCAGCGGAACGTGACGCGGTACTGATCATTCACGCGAATGCTGTGCCGCCCGGCTTGATCTCCCTTCAGGGTCTCCAGCCGATTGCCGGCCGGCGCGCGGAGATCATCGAGCCTGGCAGCAACGTCCAACAGCTTCAGCTTCCGCTGGACCACCC contains:
- a CDS encoding plasmid maintenance system killer protein gives rise to the protein MIRSFRDDTTADLFRDRNTRAARQIPREIWRVVQRKLKLLDVAARLDDLRAPAGNRLETLKGDQAGRHSIRVNDQYRVTFRWENGHAYEV